Part of the Salvelinus fontinalis isolate EN_2023a chromosome 1, ASM2944872v1, whole genome shotgun sequence genome is shown below.
AATGAAATGTATGTTTTCAAGTcaaacatttttgtttgtttgtatttttgtattgtttactTTTATTTTGCAGTTATATCAATAATACACTAATTTCCTCTCAGGGATAGCAGTGTCCTACCCCCCGAGGGAGAGAGGATGTACAGTTGCAGCTATGACTTTGTGGCCCGAAACAACAGTGAGCTGTCAGTACAACAGGGAGATACACTGGAGGTAAACATCTGAAAAGTCATTAAGTGACATTCGGTAATATTACACAACAGCCAAATTCAGGAGCGTTCTTGAACAACACACGCCTGGTAGCTAGTCTTCTAGGGCGTGGCTCTCTTTTAATGGTAAGACACATGGTTGGTACAGATGTAGGAggttcatttgagccagtttgcttgagcaggaaaataatcctgcagcaacaggaaatgtgaatttttATGTTGATTATAgccagaagcctttttaaacctcaaatacactacaagttttacatttcctgcattgcaggaaagttctcctgcaacagggtgattgaattaagatcctacatctgtaaattAGAAAAATCCAGTACACAATCCGGCAATATTGGTGATACTGTACAAAATCCAGTTCTAAAATAAATGTATCCTCAATCAAGCATTAGTAATGCCAGAGTTAAAAAACCTAGGAAAGAAATATTGATGCATAGCACAGGTACACTTTGTCCTTGACAGATTCTaggcatactgtacatacagttgaagtcagaggtttacatacaccttggccaaatacatttaaactcagtttttcacgattcctgacatttaatcctagtaaaaattccctgtcttaggtcagttaagatcaccactttattttaagaatgtgaaatgtcagaataatagtagagagaatgatttatttcagctttaacttctttcatcacattcccagtgggtcagaagtttacatatactaattgagtgtttggtagcattggctttaaattgtttaacttgggtcaaacgtttcgggtagccttccacaagcttcccacaataagtttggtgaattttggccccttcctcctgacagagctggtgtatcaggtttgtaggcctccttcctcacaatatatccacataatttctctTCCTCAtgtagccatctattttgtgaagtgctccagtccgtcctgcagcaaagacccccacaacatgatgctgccacccccgtgcttcacggttgggatggtgttcttcggcttgcaaacctccccctttttcctccaaacataacgatggtcattatggccaaacagttctatttttatttcatcagaccagaggacatttctccaaaaagtacgatctttgtccccatgtgcagttgcaaaccgtagtctggctttttttatggcggttttggagcagtgccttcttccttgctgagcggcctttcaggttatgtcgctataggactcgttttactgtggatatagatacttttgtacctgtttcctccagcatcttcacaaggtcctttgctgttgttctgggattgatttgcacttttcgcaccaaagtacattcatctctaggagacagaacgcgtctccttcttgagcgggatatgacgactgcgtggtcccatggtgtttatacttgcgtactattgtttgtacagatgaacgtggtaccttcaggcatttggaaattgctctcaaggatgaaccagacttgtagaggtctacaattgtttttttcTGATCTTTGggttgatttattttgattttcccatgatgtcaagcaaagaggcaaagagtttgaaggtaggccttgaaatacatacacaggtacacctccaattgactcaaatgatgtcaattagcctatcagaagcttctaaagccatgacatcattttctggaattttccaagctgtttaaaggcacagtcaacttagtggatgtgaacttctgacccactggaattgtgatacagtgaattataagtgaaataatctatcaataagcaattgttgaaaaaattacttgtgtcatgcacaaagtagatgtcgtaaccgacttgccaaaactatagtttgtcaacaagaaatttgtggagtggttgaaaaactagttttaatgactccaacctaagtgtatgtaaacttctgatttcaactgtacatactgatTGTTACCTTGGCAACAACTATCACTTCTAGAGACAGGAAATTGTGAGTTGTGTAATACTACATGATTAAATATATCACTTGTTTTATTCTTCCTTAATTATTCTCTGTAAAAACATTAGCTCCTCTCCTTTACTGTGTCAGGTCGTGGAGTCTTCCAAACGCTGGTGGAAGTGTCGTAATCGCTTCAACGAGGTTGGCTTTGTCCCATTCAACATCCTGGAGCCAGTGGCTCACATAGACAGCCCTGTTACCATGAGAGAACCTAAGGTAACAGCCCAATGtaatacaaatacacacaaacaacacCCGTTCCTTTACCCACACCCAGATACTGGTACTGGTATTAATTTCAGTGATTCGATATTCCATATCAGTGTTTTCaacgttgttccctctctctttcctttcccctCTGCTCTGGTCCAGCCTCCGGTCTCACCTGCCCTGAACAATACTCACATTCCTCCCAGCCCTCCAGCCTTTAACGCTAGCTCCTTGACTCCTAGCCCCTCAGCGTACCACCGCCCTCGCCCACTATCATACAACCAATACAGCCAACACATTCCAGCCGGAGATGACGCAGACAAAGGTATCACACTATACTGAGAGGACTAACAGTATATTTCTGcactctgtgtttgtctgtgtctgcGTATGTCAGAGGAGAGACTCAGGCACTGCACTACACAGAGACACTCTTGGTCTTTGCTCTgctatgtgaatgtgtgttagtGTCTGTGTCCACGCGCAATTGTGTGTGAGGGAGGTTCCAGAGAGGGGggaaagtgtttgtttgtttgcactGGGTAAATTACATaaaaacattttagtcatttagaagacactcttatccagaataACTAGGGTTAAAtggcttgctcaagggcacatcgacagatttttcaccaagtcagctcagggatttgaacctgcaaccttttggttacattCTTATGACAGGAAAGTCTTCTGACTGCTCTGTTTGAGCAAGCTAAGCCAAacaaagacatataaaacactgTAACGCATTGTAAAAACTCTCCTCAGTCATGATGGTGAACGACGAACTGCTCCAGAGACTGACCAATGGGAAGGCCAACCTGAACAAGCCACTGGTTATCCCTCGCTCGTCGGACACCTTGGTCCCCCTGGACTACAACTCACCCCCCGAGGAGGTGGAGCAGTGGCTCAGGGGGAAGGGCTTCAGTGAGACGTGAGTTTGACGTGACGCACACCAACCACAAACTCTACACTGATCACATTCCAATCAGGGACCCATTCAGGTCATCGGTACTTCTCGTGTATAGTGGACTTATAGTAACTCCAAGATGTAGGTACTGCTTATGTATTGCTTACTGATCTCTTCACAGACATTTGTCACAATATACAGATTTTCATTTAAATTCTACCAAATCAATTCTAATTGGTTGAACCTGAAATAGTCCTCAAGATCTGGACTCAGTAACATTGCGACTAAGTCGATCTGTTTAGTTCCTATACAGAGATGACTGAGTTGTTCATGGATGATTGAATGTGACAGGTAAATGAAGGGTAATGTCTGAGTAAGGTTACTGACTAGCTGTGTGCCTCCCCCGCTTAGGACGGTGACATTACTGGGAAAGCTGACAGGAGCCCTGCTCTTCTCTCTGAACAAGGAGGACCTACGACAGGTCCTACCAGACGAGGGCGCCAGAGTGTACAGCCAGCTCACTGTGCAGAAagcactgttggaggtactgcTCCACCTTTTGTTGGTTAATACACGTTGGAATTCTTTAGTAGGCAACCTATGATGATTGCAGTGTTCCTCAGTATTAACTTACACATAAGACTAATACATTCCCCAACAGTTTTACTCCAGTCGTACGCAGTTTTAAATCCATAATGTCCCTGGTTGTGTCGTCTTTCCATGTTTTGAACTAATTTGAAGTTCTGTTCTCCCAGGACGCCCGGAAGGCcactgagctggaggcagtgatGGAAAAACAGAAGATGAAGATGGATCTGAAGCTGGAGAGTAGCACACTATAAGACCCACGTTTCAGACATCATGTGTCACTCCCCCATAAGGAAGACTACAATTAAACGAGAAAAATGCCTGCACACTGGCTTGATTCTATCTCACAAACATTCAAAAACTGTCAGATGTAACATTATGCAAATGTTATGGTTGCTCTTCCAAGCCAGACTGTGGAGTCTTGAATCCAGGCTTTGCTTTTTGTTGCAAATGCTTGCTTCAATTAAAACTTTTTAGGATAAACTGTCCTCTGTTAAGCCAATGTACAATGTCCATCCGTAATCTTTGCTATATTCTATAATATTTTCTCCTTTCTATGTTGACTTAGAATCATTTGTGCATTGTACCAATTACACCTGCTATTTGCAGACTAACTTAACGTATACTGTATCTACTCGTCTTGTTTATGTCTGTTATTTATACACTCACACAATATATTAGAAGATAAATACTTTTCTTTGAGTAGAACATAAACTTTACACTTAGGCCCTGAGCAAAGATCTCAGGTAAATAGATTAATACAATTCTGGGATTTTTATTCAGGCTTCAGACAAAATCATCTTCTAGCAAAATAATACAAACAGACCTGACCAATACTAGAGCTGGCACCCATTAGGAAAAGTTGTGCATTCCTTTAAATGTGTTTGCATCCAATTTCAAGTGACTGACATACATGAACCAACACATTCAGAAGATGTACAAGCTGCGGATTCAGCATCAAAATACTGGAAAGTAAAATGAACATAAGCAGGTACTTAGGATATTGTTCCCAGCACCAAGTGTCATAGTCCAAAACCAGGGTAACGTGGCTGACTACCATGGTAACGCAGCTGACTTCTAGGGTCACATACAGTCATTCTCAATCCAAAACAGCATTTCCTACTCAATCCATTGGAGAGAAATGCAAAGTCCATCATGTCTACTACACACAAATACAGACTTCACATAACATGAAAACTTGGAACAAACTTGTAAaattctctatatatatatatataaaaaaaaaaaaatactccaTTTGTGAACACAAAGGCAAATAAAATCTAAAGCGTAAGAAAATCCTGTCCGTATTATGACATATTCAATCGAACTGCTACAATCTCTCCAGATACAAATGTCCCGTCAGTAAGTCTAGGCCACAACTATAGATGCAAAGGGTATTTCACAAGCTGATAGAAATGAGCTCACTAATGTTCACAACTGACCAAATTCCTTTTGTATTTCCAAATGTCCTGATCCAGTCAAACAACAATGTTTTAGTTGAACAATCTTATAATCTGTTCTGCACATATCCGACCTATGATTACTGGAATGTTAAATATTTTTTGCAAATTATTGCGACTAGCATTGTGAAATAGCCTCTAGGAAGGGAAGAAAGCGTCACAGAGAGAAGCCAATCTAAGGCAGTATGCCaagtcgtgttcattagggcactaATTAAAAACCTTTCGCTACATTTTTAcgggaaaacaaaaatgtgcttttcttattggacaaatccAGATgacccctccctgtttcagtccggtttcttccgtttggtgcctaatgaacacgacccaggacAGTATGCAGGAAGTTTGATTAAGCAGTGTCTCAATCCCACAGCAATCCTGACAATTTAAAAATAACAGTATCAAAACACAGAAACATTTAAATGCTCTAAGTTTATGGTTCATTCAATGGTCATTAATTTATCCTTTATATAGCTACCACTTAACATGTATATTTAGGATCGTTTCAtagaatttatatatatatatataaaatcaaatgtattgcaATCAACAGCCTTCACTTAAAACATATGCTGGCAGGACTTtgtgcacccccacaacattcaACAACTACCATCCCCCCACACCCTTATCCCAGGATATATTTGAATGCTTGAAATATATACAGTCCCAGTCAAAAAGCCACAAGACAACTAATTGGATCAAACGTATTAAGGGAAGAAATACaacaaattaacttaacaaggcacacctgttaattgaaatacattccaggtgactacctcatataactggttgaaagaatgccaagagtgtgcaaaactgttgtctaggcaaagggtggctactttgaagaatctcaaatatattttgatttgtttaacacttttttgggttactacatgattccatgtgtgttatttcatagtttgatgtctgcactattattctacaatgtagaaaatggtaaaaataaagaaaaaccctcgaatgagtaggtgtgtctaaacttaactggtactgtatatatttgtgcaATAtacgatatatacacacacacctgtggtcATATAAGGTCTATTTATTCGGGACACAGTGGGTTGGCTGGAATATCTCAAATCAAAACGTCTCTGGACATTGCTGTTAAGAGAGTACTTATAGATATGTGGACAGGTatgaaagagagaaaaggaggtgGTGTTTTGAGGATGGATAGCAAGAGTCCTCAGAGGCCCCcggtgtctctgtccctgtcctgtGCCCGGCGGGAGTCCGTCCTCCCGTTCTGATCCCTGCTGTCTTGGCGCCGCTCGGAGGATCCCCTCTTCCTGCTTCGCTCCCGTGAATGGTCTCTGGAGGAGCGCTCGCGATCCCTGGACGACCTGGAACCGTTCCACGCTgtcttgttacacacacacatctaacgTGCACTTATTATGAGAATAACTTTTATTATTGTGTACATGTCTGAGTAATGAGAtgacatatgtgtgtgtgtgtgtgtgtgtgttctcctacttGTGTATGGTGCTGGGCTCGTGGCGGTGGCCCTTGCTGCAGGATCGGGAGTGGCGTCTCTTCCTCTCCCGGTCCCTGGAGCGCGAGCGGGAGGAACGCCGCCTCTCCCGAGACGAGGAACGGGAACGCCGTCTCCTACGTTCGCGAGAGCGGGACCTGCAGCATAGACACAGAGAACTCCTATATACAGTAATAAACTATCTAATATAGTTCATATGGCAGCAGATGGCGCATACTAACCTATGTTCCCTGCTCCGTTCCCTGCTCCGTGATTTGGTCCTATGAAAACAATTAAGATGCCTCTGTGAAAATCTTAAATTTGCctccacatacagtacataaatcAATATTTTTCCCACCAAAGAAGTTCTGCCATCACCACCAACATGTTTATAAACCATGTGCCCATGTCAATTTAATTATTTCTGAAAAGTTAAGTCCTGTACCCACCTCTTCTTCATCAtctcttccttctctttctcttctcgcCTCTTGAGACGATCCTGGTTCCTCTTCTCCTGCTTGTCAGTGACTAttttctgaaaaaaaaaaaaaaaaaaaaaaagagcaatGGCATTAGCCGAAGTCTTAACATCAATTTGTTCTTGTGTTAATAAATTCTAACGTGAAAAAGTCCTTACTGCAAAATTCAAAGGAATCCAAGAGACAGACGTTGCCAGTGCTTTTAATCCCAAACAATGTCCTTGTATAATCTTCAAAACGGGAaatcagcatttttttttttataaaactcTCGCCAGGTGTATTCAGCAACCTATGTGGTCTGAGGTGGTTCAGAGCATACCTTCAGGGCTTCCAGTTTCTCCCTGATCTGGATGAAGCCCAGGTGCAGCTTCCCGCCAAAGTGGTCGGCCAGGCGACGGTCGTTGTCGTGGAGACCCAGGTAGGCAGAGCATACCTCGCAGACACGGAGCTTCTGCTGCTGGAAACTGGAGGCAGGCATGGAGTTTCTGTACTCCTCCTGAGAAGCAGAGAACAGAAAATATGAAAGAGAATGAGTCAGCAAAAGAAAGAATGGGGTCGAGTTCATTATGGTGAAAATTAAGTGAAACCGGATGGTTCCCCctaaacttgtccaataagaaggcAATTTGAATGTTCCATTGCAAATTGTTTTTACTAAGGTGTGCCCTGATGAACACAGCCCAGGTTTATAGTCAGGATGAGTTAAATGGAAACTAGATGTGTTGTGAGGAAAACAACCCCTCACCTCGGCATCCCTCTTCCTGCTGCGGACCTTCTCCACTTCCTGTAGGATCAGCTGGGCTTCATCTACGTTCCCCTCGGCTCCCAGCTGCTCTGCCTTGGCCAG
Proteins encoded:
- the LOC129856503 gene encoding putative RNA-binding protein Luc7-like 1 isoform X2 yields the protein MDLGECAKTHDLALRADYEIASKARELFFELDAVDHLESFIADCDRRTELAKKRLVETQDEISAEVAAKAETVHELNEEIGKLLAKAEQLGAEGNVDEAQLILQEVEKVRSRKRDAEEEYRNSMPASSFQQQKLRVCEVCSAYLGLHDNDRRLADHFGGKLHLGFIQIREKLEALKKIVTDKQEKRNQDRLKRREEKEKEEMMKKRTKSRSRERSREHRSRSRERRRRRSRSSSRERRRSSRSRSRDRERKRRHSRSCSKGHRHEPSTIHKSSRDRERSSRDHSRERSRKRGSSERRQDSRDQNGRTDSRRAQDRDRDTGGL
- the LOC129856503 gene encoding putative RNA-binding protein Luc7-like 1 isoform X1; the encoded protein is MSAQAQMRALLDQLMGTARDGDETRQRVKFTDERVCKSHLLNCCPHDILSGTRMDLGECAKTHDLALRADYEIASKARELFFELDAVDHLESFIADCDRRTELAKKRLVETQDEISAEVAAKAETVHELNEEIGKLLAKAEQLGAEGNVDEAQLILQEVEKVRSRKRDAEEEYRNSMPASSFQQQKLRVCEVCSAYLGLHDNDRRLADHFGGKLHLGFIQIREKLEALKKIVTDKQEKRNQDRLKRREEKEKEEMMKKRTKSRSRERSREHRSRSRERRRRRSRSSSRERRRSSRSRSRDRERKRRHSRSCSKGHRHEPSTIHKSSRDRERSSRDHSRERSRKRGSSERRQDSRDQNGRTDSRRAQDRDRDTGGL